The following coding sequences lie in one Magnetococcales bacterium genomic window:
- a CDS encoding TolC family protein: protein MRPHPLFLLMVLFLPVSPATAADAPGAVLPCAEPPPRAMALGEVVELALCRHPKSRAALAEIRLQDAGVGESRAALLPTVSASLEESLRRTRTAAPSGAVVQEKNGPGLSVSLSQLLFDFGKSQATLDKTRALLAAALASRDRALQEVFLQAVRSFFALQAKTAALQAARTAEESATLAHEAARVRLEKGSGTVADRLQARTQEVQARLERVRAEGERRKAEGELANVLGLRADHPLQLTEPLEEETVVAEPPEVEQLIDRALRLRPDLTAVQARRDAARQEQRALKAATMPRLTLEATGQAEENRDSRVTGNSLSLSLKVPLFEGYAPGYRVAGAEARGDSLEVEAQRLEQQVALEVWQAWQEMRTAREAMAHTRALLESATQAERVAMGRYKAGVGLMTELLAAQSALASARKQRVESLYDWNVARATLATAMGRMEN, encoded by the coding sequence ATGAGGCCACACCCGCTGTTTCTTCTGATGGTGCTGTTTCTTCCGGTGAGCCCGGCAACTGCGGCGGATGCGCCGGGAGCGGTGCTTCCATGTGCCGAACCGCCCCCGAGGGCCATGGCTCTCGGAGAGGTGGTGGAGCTGGCTCTGTGCCGCCATCCCAAAAGCCGCGCCGCCCTGGCCGAGATTCGTTTGCAAGACGCGGGGGTGGGGGAATCGCGGGCCGCCCTGCTGCCCACGGTGAGCGCCAGCCTCGAAGAGAGTCTGCGCCGCACCCGCACCGCCGCACCCTCCGGCGCGGTGGTGCAGGAGAAGAACGGACCCGGCCTCTCCGTGAGCCTGTCGCAACTGCTTTTCGATTTCGGAAAATCCCAGGCCACTCTCGACAAGACCCGGGCCTTGCTGGCCGCCGCCCTCGCCTCGCGGGACCGGGCCCTGCAGGAGGTGTTTTTGCAGGCGGTGCGGAGTTTCTTCGCGCTGCAGGCCAAAACCGCCGCGCTGCAGGCCGCCCGAACGGCAGAGGAGTCGGCGACGCTGGCCCACGAAGCCGCACGGGTCCGACTGGAAAAGGGCAGCGGCACGGTGGCGGACCGGTTGCAGGCCCGCACTCAGGAGGTACAGGCCCGATTGGAACGGGTTCGGGCCGAGGGCGAGCGGCGCAAGGCCGAGGGTGAACTGGCCAATGTTCTGGGTTTGAGAGCCGATCACCCTCTCCAATTGACGGAACCCCTCGAAGAGGAAACCGTGGTTGCGGAACCACCGGAGGTGGAGCAACTCATTGACCGGGCGTTGCGGCTCCGTCCGGATCTGACGGCGGTTCAAGCCCGGCGCGATGCGGCCCGGCAGGAGCAGCGGGCCTTGAAAGCGGCGACGATGCCCCGGCTCACCCTGGAGGCGACGGGGCAGGCCGAGGAGAATCGCGACAGCCGGGTGACGGGAAACAGCCTCTCCCTCTCCCTCAAAGTTCCGCTTTTCGAGGGGTATGCGCCGGGTTATCGGGTGGCGGGGGCCGAGGCGCGGGGGGATTCCCTGGAGGTGGAAGCGCAGCGTCTGGAACAGCAGGTGGCGCTGGAGGTGTGGCAGGCCTGGCAGGAGATGCGTACCGCCCGGGAGGCGATGGCCCATACCCGTGCCTTGCTGGAGAGCGCCACCCAGGCGGAGCGGGTGGCCATGGGCCGCTACAAGGCCGGCGTGGGGCTGATGACCGAGCTGCTGGCGGCGCAGAGCGCGTTGGCTTCGGCGCGAAAGCAGCGGGTGGAGTCGCTGTACGACTGGAATGTGGCCCGAGCGACGCTGGCCACGGCGATGGGACGCATGGAAAACTGA
- a CDS encoding PAS domain S-box protein, producing MKIKEYQGAWLGALAGLLLTLAASLNVREQLHANFFQEFDWTAQSRVRALETEVSHAEGWLEEVTTFLRAAGVVRRDQFEIFVRPILEKHGYFLSIRGYGIGEEGEPDPIFAVSEGAGARFPEDPARRAALKETLWRALSSGHMAMSGKLELPEGLPPMLAIAAPVRTAGSGGSKGRIEVVLVLIDFEHLVSNSINLMEPRGIDVKIEEVDNSGQTRLLGFYPSRLREEGHYRDVNETERAEEVLPMVRRTLHVADRSWVVTCQAIREFRSAEAFLRGHWAVLIGGIIFTALLFTHLFRSRHALLWRLEMEETLRQREELFREMTETVDLIFWAVESGSRRLLYLGPGFLKREHLDLERNWRGGEGFLERLHPEDRLRVLFCFRKLQRRRKRFSLIVRLQVRYLGERWFLFSGFPVDDSPGGEIRLVGFLEDVTERRQAEETLREGESRLRALFNHTPDILLTVDIRGMILTCNRPLGLLRPGAQSGDSALLLPEAERTTYRLLLDESFRSGNLRQMRYEDRKGYWWHIRLVPVVSAEKVMSVMAIITDITEYHRLEQQAIRTARLASIGVLAAGVAHEINNPNQAMLMNATRLRQVWGDTRTVLNAYAREFGDFVLAGHPYPAWEQGPEMLIGDILHNAQRVQRIVEHLKYLSRPGPARVADPVNLVECLSGCRSILGERIRKYTDRFTLSLESEVPPVRGNAQQLEQVFLNLILNALESLPDRDAAVEISTGVEAETEMVRVTVRDQGCGINADSLQHLGEPFFSTKTDMGGMGMGLSISQAIVENHGGRMRFDSCPGEGTTVTVSLPRFTPGGDSPATPGKLGRER from the coding sequence ATGAAGATCAAGGAGTATCAGGGGGCCTGGCTGGGGGCCCTGGCGGGGTTGCTGTTGACACTGGCGGCGTCACTCAACGTGCGTGAGCAGCTTCATGCCAATTTTTTCCAGGAATTCGACTGGACCGCGCAAAGCCGGGTACGGGCTCTGGAGACCGAAGTCAGCCATGCGGAAGGCTGGCTGGAAGAGGTGACCACGTTCCTCCGGGCCGCCGGTGTGGTGCGTCGCGATCAGTTCGAAATCTTCGTGAGACCCATTTTGGAGAAACATGGCTATTTTCTCTCCATTCGTGGTTACGGTATTGGTGAGGAGGGTGAACCGGATCCGATCTTCGCGGTGTCGGAAGGGGCCGGAGCCCGCTTTCCGGAAGATCCGGCCCGTCGGGCCGCCTTGAAAGAGACTCTGTGGCGCGCCCTCTCATCGGGGCATATGGCCATGAGCGGCAAACTGGAACTTCCGGAAGGGTTGCCGCCCATGCTGGCCATCGCCGCGCCCGTGCGGACTGCCGGGTCAGGTGGCTCGAAGGGGAGAATCGAGGTTGTATTGGTTCTGATCGATTTCGAACATCTCGTCTCCAACTCCATCAATCTGATGGAACCCCGCGGCATTGATGTGAAAATCGAGGAAGTGGACAACTCGGGACAGACCCGGTTGCTGGGATTCTACCCCAGCCGTCTGCGGGAGGAGGGCCATTACCGCGACGTGAACGAGACGGAGCGGGCGGAAGAGGTTCTCCCCATGGTGCGTCGCACCCTTCATGTAGCGGATCGTTCCTGGGTGGTCACCTGCCAGGCCATTCGGGAGTTTCGCAGTGCCGAGGCCTTTCTGCGGGGCCATTGGGCGGTTTTGATCGGTGGCATCATCTTTACCGCGCTGTTGTTCACCCACCTCTTCCGCAGTCGCCATGCCCTGCTCTGGCGACTGGAGATGGAGGAGACCCTGCGGCAGAGGGAAGAGCTGTTCCGGGAGATGACCGAAACCGTGGACCTCATCTTCTGGGCCGTGGAATCCGGCTCACGTCGTCTGCTCTATCTGGGGCCGGGTTTCCTCAAACGGGAACACCTCGATCTGGAACGCAACTGGCGGGGCGGAGAAGGCTTCCTGGAACGCCTGCACCCCGAAGACCGCCTGCGGGTTCTCTTCTGCTTTCGCAAATTGCAGCGCCGCCGTAAGCGCTTCAGCCTGATCGTCCGCCTGCAGGTGCGTTATTTGGGAGAACGATGGTTTCTCTTCAGCGGTTTCCCGGTGGACGATTCTCCGGGAGGAGAGATCCGTCTCGTCGGGTTTCTGGAAGATGTCACCGAGAGGCGACAGGCGGAAGAGACCTTGCGGGAGGGGGAGTCCCGGCTGCGGGCGCTGTTCAATCACACCCCGGACATTCTGCTGACCGTGGATATTCGCGGCATGATCCTCACCTGCAACCGTCCCCTGGGACTGTTGCGGCCCGGCGCCCAAAGCGGTGACAGCGCCCTGCTGCTGCCGGAAGCCGAACGTACCACCTATCGACTTCTGTTGGATGAATCCTTCCGTAGCGGCAATCTGCGCCAGATGCGCTACGAGGACCGGAAGGGGTACTGGTGGCATATCCGCCTGGTCCCCGTCGTTTCTGCGGAGAAGGTGATGTCGGTGATGGCCATCATCACGGATATCACCGAATATCATCGCCTCGAACAGCAGGCCATCCGCACGGCGCGCCTGGCTTCCATCGGGGTGCTGGCGGCGGGGGTGGCGCACGAAATCAACAATCCCAACCAGGCCATGTTGATGAACGCCACCCGGTTGCGACAGGTTTGGGGGGATACCCGCACCGTGCTGAATGCCTACGCCCGCGAATTCGGCGACTTCGTCCTGGCGGGGCATCCCTATCCGGCGTGGGAGCAGGGGCCCGAGATGCTGATCGGGGATATCCTGCACAATGCCCAGCGGGTGCAGCGCATCGTGGAACATCTCAAGTATCTCTCCCGGCCCGGTCCGGCCCGGGTGGCCGATCCGGTGAACCTGGTGGAGTGCCTGTCGGGTTGCCGTTCCATTCTGGGTGAACGCATCCGCAAGTATACCGATCGGTTCACCCTCTCCCTTGAGAGCGAGGTTCCTCCGGTGCGGGGCAATGCCCAGCAGTTGGAACAGGTTTTTCTCAATCTGATCCTCAACGCCCTGGAATCCCTTCCGGATCGGGATGCGGCGGTGGAGATTTCAACCGGGGTCGAGGCGGAAACGGAGATGGTCCGGGTCACGGTGCGCGATCAGGGGTGCGGCATCAACGCCGACTCCCTGCAACACCTGGGTGAACCCTTCTTCAGCACCAAAACCGATATGGGTGGCATGGGCATGGGGCTCTCCATCTCCCAGGCCATCGTGGAAAATCATGGGGGGCGTATGCGCTTCGACTCCTGTCCGGGGGAAGGAACGACCGTTACCGTCAGCCTGCCGCGTTTCACTCCGGGGGGGGACTCCCCGGCGACACCGGGAAAATTGGGGAGGGAGAGATGA
- a CDS encoding sigma-54-dependent Fis family transcriptional regulator yields MELKEVAVVVVDDEVTVLRSATTSLQSMGIKEVIALEDGRNLLDVLEERVVGAVILDLTMPFKSGSALLPEIVHHHPEVPVVVLTAAQDADTAVHCMKEGAFDYLVKPVEDARFQLTVKHALEMFHLREHIGRLKRSFLSGEIRSHPAFSGIVSRSRKFRVLFQYAEAVAVSPEPILITGETGVGKELFAHAVHRLSGLKGQFVQVNVAGLDDTLFSDTLFGHRRGAYTGADAPREGLLVQAAGGTLFLDEIGDLTMASQVKLLRFLQDRTYYPLGSDVPKIGDARIICATNRDMQNRLSGNVFRPDLYFRLSVHQIAIPPLREHREDIPLLVLFFTEEAARVMGKAVPKVPGELFTLLANHAFPGNIRELRAMVYNAMALHQQGQVLSMQTFRETIGKKAYAEETRPAPGKEEELLVVPGRYPTLREAETWLVRQALERANGNQGIAAMLLGISRPALNRRLVALNRGE; encoded by the coding sequence ATGGAGCTGAAAGAGGTGGCCGTCGTCGTGGTCGATGACGAAGTCACGGTACTGCGCAGTGCCACCACCTCGTTGCAGAGCATGGGCATCAAGGAGGTGATCGCCCTGGAGGACGGTCGCAACCTGCTGGATGTTCTCGAGGAGAGGGTGGTGGGAGCGGTGATTCTCGACCTCACCATGCCGTTCAAGTCGGGCAGCGCCCTGTTGCCGGAAATCGTGCACCACCACCCGGAGGTGCCGGTGGTGGTGCTGACCGCCGCTCAGGACGCCGATACGGCGGTCCACTGCATGAAGGAGGGGGCCTTCGACTATCTGGTCAAACCCGTGGAGGATGCCCGCTTCCAATTGACGGTGAAACACGCCCTGGAAATGTTCCATCTGCGGGAGCATATCGGTCGGTTGAAGCGCAGCTTCCTCAGCGGGGAGATTCGTTCCCACCCGGCCTTTTCGGGCATCGTCTCCCGCAGCCGCAAGTTTCGGGTGCTGTTCCAGTACGCCGAGGCGGTGGCGGTTTCGCCGGAGCCCATTCTGATCACCGGGGAGACCGGCGTCGGCAAGGAGCTGTTCGCCCACGCGGTGCATCGTCTTTCGGGGTTGAAGGGTCAATTCGTACAGGTCAACGTGGCCGGACTCGACGACACCCTTTTTTCCGACACCCTGTTCGGACATCGTCGCGGGGCCTACACCGGAGCCGATGCCCCGCGTGAAGGGCTGCTGGTCCAGGCAGCCGGGGGAACCCTCTTTCTGGACGAGATCGGCGACCTGACCATGGCCTCCCAGGTCAAGCTGCTGCGTTTTCTGCAGGATCGCACCTATTACCCGCTGGGTTCCGACGTTCCCAAAATCGGCGATGCCCGCATCATCTGCGCCACCAACCGGGATATGCAGAACCGCCTCAGCGGCAACGTCTTCCGCCCCGACCTCTACTTCCGACTGTCGGTCCACCAGATTGCCATTCCGCCCCTGCGGGAACACCGGGAAGATATTCCCCTGCTGGTACTCTTTTTCACGGAGGAGGCGGCCCGGGTCATGGGCAAGGCGGTGCCGAAGGTGCCCGGAGAGCTGTTCACCTTGCTGGCCAACCACGCCTTTCCGGGCAACATCCGGGAGCTGCGGGCCATGGTCTACAACGCCATGGCGCTGCACCAGCAGGGGCAGGTTCTCTCCATGCAGACCTTCCGGGAGACCATCGGCAAGAAGGCCTACGCCGAGGAGACCCGGCCCGCGCCCGGCAAAGAAGAGGAGTTGCTGGTGGTTCCCGGACGCTATCCCACGCTGCGGGAGGCGGAAACCTGGCTGGTGCGGCAGGCCCTGGAACGCGCCAACGGCAACCAGGGCATCGCCGCCATGCTGCTGGGCATCTCCCGCCCGGCCTTGAACCGCCGTCTGGTGGCTCTCAACCGGGGGGAGTGA
- a CDS encoding citrate transporter gives MTSPEGLGLTGGGWPTLFGIPVDFILFALTLIGVALLHRHTLQVALSGLGIILFYKLIFTGFREGAGLTGLVYHFQHEWVILANLLCLLLGFALLSNQFEQSKVPEVLPRFLGSGVVGTFTLLVFIFVLSSFLDNIAAALIGGTIANIVFRHKVHVGYLAAIVAASNAGGSGSVVGDTTTTMMWIAGISPLAVTHAYVAALPALLVCGIPAALLQHRHAPMLEYTPSEEHPVDWARLGIVFFILILAIVANVLANVVFLGLADAFPVIGVAVWVALLLSAPLRQPDWSLLPEALKGSIFLLSLVVCASLMPVEKLPAASWQTALTLGFVSAVFDNIPLTALSIAQGGYDWGMLAYAVGFGGSMIWFGSSAGVALTNLFPEAKSTGRWLREGWFVTLAYVVGFFILLNVLGWQPTPEHQAAVSAAVPVSASH, from the coding sequence ATGACCAGCCCGGAAGGGCTGGGTCTGACGGGAGGGGGATGGCCGACGCTGTTCGGCATCCCCGTCGACTTCATCCTCTTCGCCCTGACTCTGATCGGCGTGGCCCTGCTGCACCGGCACACCCTTCAGGTCGCCCTGTCGGGCCTGGGCATCATCCTGTTCTACAAATTGATCTTCACCGGTTTCCGCGAGGGCGCCGGCCTGACGGGACTCGTCTATCACTTTCAGCACGAATGGGTCATCCTGGCCAACCTGCTCTGCCTGTTGCTGGGATTCGCCCTGCTCTCCAATCAGTTCGAACAAAGCAAGGTGCCGGAGGTACTGCCGCGATTCCTGGGTAGCGGAGTTGTCGGAACCTTTACGCTCCTGGTGTTTATATTTGTACTGTCAAGTTTTCTGGACAATATCGCCGCCGCCCTCATCGGGGGCACCATCGCCAACATCGTCTTCCGGCACAAGGTGCATGTCGGCTATCTGGCGGCGATTGTGGCCGCTTCCAACGCAGGCGGTTCCGGCTCCGTGGTGGGTGACACCACCACGACCATGATGTGGATCGCCGGCATCAGTCCCCTGGCCGTCACCCATGCCTACGTGGCGGCTTTGCCGGCGCTGCTGGTCTGCGGCATTCCGGCAGCCCTGCTGCAACACCGCCACGCCCCCATGCTCGAATACACCCCTTCCGAGGAACATCCTGTCGATTGGGCGCGTCTGGGCATCGTCTTTTTCATTCTCATTCTGGCCATTGTGGCCAACGTGCTGGCCAACGTGGTGTTTCTGGGACTGGCGGACGCCTTCCCCGTCATCGGCGTAGCGGTCTGGGTGGCGCTGCTGCTCAGCGCTCCGTTGCGTCAACCCGACTGGAGTCTGCTGCCGGAGGCGCTGAAGGGCAGCATCTTTCTGCTTTCGCTGGTGGTTTGCGCTTCGTTGATGCCGGTGGAAAAGCTCCCTGCAGCCTCCTGGCAAACCGCCTTGACCCTGGGCTTCGTCTCCGCCGTCTTCGACAACATCCCCCTGACAGCGCTATCCATCGCCCAGGGCGGTTACGACTGGGGCATGCTGGCCTATGCCGTGGGCTTCGGCGGATCCATGATCTGGTTCGGATCCTCGGCGGGCGTGGCCCTGACCAACCTCTTCCCGGAAGCCAAATCGACCGGCAGATGGCTGCGCGAGGGCTGGTTCGTGACCCTGGCCTATGTGGTGGGCTTCTTCATTCTGCTGAACGTGTTGGGATGGCAACCGACACCCGAACACCAGGCGGCGGTATCCGCCGCCGTCCCGGTATCCGCTTCACACTGA